In Plasmodium falciparum 3D7 genome assembly, chromosome: 13, the following are encoded in one genomic region:
- a CDS encoding eukaryotic translation initation factor 4 gamma translates to MSCMDLKQTNIHDITEKENEGKENILVESNKMGNDENRKWERFNKNNRSNTNSELYNQKNLMKMNSNHNNNCEDKDNDWSYLRSGANTSFRNSIKNNENLIFPANNKKDNGMEQECWRSNKKFDDMNNRNNSLNNNDMNNNNNNNNMNNSDNSKLSFSRNFKNSFNKGMNRNNSVTGNIKGINNKNYNYMNNNQENGTNNNDMNVNDQNNYSGIFNNNFTNLNNKAFYKNMNKNNKFNKTNNRNNNNNNNNNNKNNNNNDDGNINYQNTNEFKDNKKNMNFKNQYNNNYKFDENMNNSNTMHSRNSNVEEHLRNNSIDMNNSNINNYTNQQTRFSSFMENENENENKNYHTGGMNNNIHFKNKYDNNNSSMKNTDNNKTDTSYNMKGTINNDNNNMDYLRNINNINEYKGSAKNKFYTNYMNKNNLKFTQNNNDNMNTNEDNNNNNNNNNNGVFSNYQNNNMNRNNSINIKRNLNNNNNINNNMNKMGSQDKNQNSNNNFYMNYNYQNRKNSMNNNMNNNMNNNMNHNMNNNMNHNMNNNMNHNMNNNMNHNMNNNMNNINSLDSDMSPNYHAHVKMSMMNYNNNESNTANPNQMNFEQTNNDNMKRENNNMNNYGYDDNTVHVNNNTPSTDFFSRAVGYNNNYLNNNNNMNSAVNNNSSNGNNMKNENSENKNVADNNDSLNNNKNNNNNINMNESINNNNTLNNNNEYNNQNNNEDEDDDDWGELGEDKYIDINSIMKKKNVILNQLEADLNDLSKKGNDGKNKKKNKMKKDDLFVLPHTNTLLVDKKKNKKNKNKNAKNNNTNSNNNNNNNNNNNNNNNNNNSNILKKDNDANDKNSKQIVNASGVNKKKGKKTGVEANSKNVEQKGDTKTSTKVDEEVKTDEVNNKKKDLIEDKNANNVNDVDTKPDGDDDNNNNNNNKGEEDNKEKKEDDNTVAEKPAKALYVFKKKENMSPIEYMERQVKSLLNKLTVENFPIITEKMCQIMESRLNTDEIQTVVNQVIDKAVLEHDWSEMYADLCQTLKWRSPNFEMKKKTSFEIALLKKIQEQYENLPSTFESTMKEKLKSDENEEELSFVEQKQKKRLLGIVKLIGELFQRQIVSISIVISIAHDLLIAYEEPKEYCIEAFLQLIYSTGFFIDKIEKYKNVLDTWFGRLKELQRKKMYSKRIKFVIQDVFDLRSSEWRKKTHKDTAKGLNELRSQLETEEMMGGSIHLAQLGNIVIVGERHNLRNNESYSKYMQEQEKLSKQNQKK, encoded by the exons ggtaaagaaaatatattagtaGAATCTAATAAGATGGGGAACGATGAGAATAGGAAATG gGAAAGGTTCAATAAGAATAATCGAAGCAATACTAATAGCGAATTATATAACCAGAAAAatttaatgaaaatgaactctaatcataataataattgtgaAGATAAAGATAATGATTGGAGCTATTTAAGAAGTGGAGCGAATACTAGTTTTCGTAATTCCATTAAGAATAATGAGAATTTGATATTTCCagcaaataataaaaaagataatggAATGGAACAAGAATGTTGGAGatctaataaaaaatttgatgatatgaataatagaaataatagtttgaacaataatgatatgaataataataataataataataatatgaataattcaGATAATTCAAAATTAAGTTTTAGtagaaattttaaaaatagttTTAATAAAGGTATGAATAGGAATAATTCTGTTACTGGAAATATAAAAGgaattaataataagaattataattacatgaataataatcaagaaaatggtacaaataataatgatatgaatgtaaatgatcaaaataattatagtgGTATATTTAATAACAATTTTACAAATTTAAACAATAAagctttttataaaaatatgaataaaaataacaaatttaataaaactaataatcgcaataataacaataataacaataataacaataaaaacaataacaataatgatgatggtaatattaattatcaAAATACCAACGAatttaaagataataaaaaaaatatgaactttaaaaatcaatataataataattataaatttgatgaaaatatgaataattctAATACCATGCATAGTAGAAATTCAAATGTAGAAGAACATCTAAGAAATAATTCTAttgatatgaataattcaaatataaataattatactaATCAACAAACAagattttcttcttttatggAAAACGAAAacgaaaatgaaaataaaaattatcataCAGGAggaatgaataataatatacactttaaaaataaatacgacaataataatagttcTATGAAAAAtacagataataataaaacagatacatcatataatatgaaaggaactattaataatgacaataataatatggattatttaagaaatattaataatattaatgaatataaaggttcggcaaaaaataaattttacacgaattatatgaacaagaataatttaaaatttacccaaaataataatgataatatgaacacTAACGaagataacaataataataataataataataataatggtgtCTTTTcaaattatcaaaataataatatgaatagaaATAATAGTATAAACATCAAGAGAAACcttaacaacaacaataatattaataataatatgaataaaatggGCTCTCAGGATAAAAATcaaaattcaaataataacttttatatgaattataattatcaaaatagaaaaaatagtatgaataataatatgaacaataatatgaataataatatgaaccataacatgaataataatatgaaccataacatgaataataatatgaaccataacatgaacaataatatgaaccataacatgaacaataacatgaacaatataaatagttTGGATAGTGATATGAGTCCAAATTATCATGCCCATGTTAAAATGAGTATGatgaattataataataatgaatctAACACAGCTAATCCTAACCAAATGAATTTTGAACAAactaataatgataatatgaaaagggaaaataacaatatgaataattatggttatgatgataacacagtacatgtaaataataatactccTTCAACTGATTTTTTTAGTAGAGCGGttggttataataataactatttaaataacaataataacatgAACAGTgctgttaataataattcctCTAATGGAaacaatatgaaaaatgaaaatagtgaaaataaaaatgttgcagataataatgatagcctaaacaacaataaaaataataataataatattaatatgaacGAAAGtattaacaataataatactttaaataataataatgaatataataaccaAAATAACAATGAAGATGAAGATGACGACGACTGGGGAGAATTAGGAGAAGACAAATACATAGACATAAATTCaattatgaagaaaaagaatgtTATTTTAAATCAACTAGAGGCAGATTTAAATGATTTGtcaaaaaaaggaaatgacggaaaaaataaaaaaaagaataaaatgaaaaaagatgATTTGTTTGTATTGCCACATACAAATACCTTACTAGtagataagaaaaaaaataaaaagaataaaaataaaaatgcaaagaataataatacaaatagtaataacaacaacaataataataataataataataataacaataataataacaatagtaATATTTTGAAGAAAGACAATGATgcaaatgataaaaattcaAAACAAATTGTTAATGCTAGTGgagtaaataaaaagaaaggaaaaaaaacaGGAGTTGAAGCAAATAGTAAAAACGTAGAACAAAAAGGAGATACTAAAACATCCACTAAAGTAGATGAAGAAGTAAAAACGGATGAggtaaataataagaaaaaggaTTTAATTGAAGATAAAAATGCAAATAATGTAAACGATGTTGACACAAAACCTGATGGAGatgatgataacaataataataataataataaaggagaagaagataataaagaaaaaaaagaagatgatAATACTGTTGCTGAAAAGCCAGCAAAAGCTTTATacgtttttaaaaaaaaagaaaatatgtcACCTATAGAATATATGGAAAGACAAGTAAAAAGCTTGCTTAATAAATTAACTGTAGAAAATTTCCCGATTATTACAGAAAAAATGTGTCAAATTATGGAATCTCGATTAAATACTGATGAAATACAAACTGTAGTAAATCAAGTTATTGATAAAGCTGTATTAGAACATGATTGGTCAGAAATGTATGCAGATTTATGCCAAACATTAAAATGGAGATCACCAAACtttgaaatgaaaaaaaaaacttccTTTGAAATtgcattattaaaaaaaatacaagaaCAATATGAAAACTTACCAAGCACATTTGAATCTACtatgaaagaaaaattaaaaagtgaTGAAAATGAGGAAGAATTAAGTTTTGTtgaacaaaaacaaaaaaaaagattattaGGAATAGTAAAATTAATAGGAGAGTTATTTCAAAGACAAATTGTTTCTATATCTATTGTTATTAGTATAGCACATGATTTATTGATTGCATATGAAGAACCAAAAGAATATTGTATTGAAGCATTTCTTCAATTAATTTATTCTACTGGATTTTTTATAGacaaaattgaaaaatataaaaatgttttagaTACCTGGTTTGGTAGGTTAAAAGAAttacaaagaaaaaaaatgtattctAAAAGAATCAAATTTGTTATTCAAGATGTTTTTGATTTAAGATCATCTGAatggagaaaaaaaacacacaAAGATACAGCCAAGGGATTAAATGAATTAAGATCCCAATTAGAAACTGAAGAAATGATGGGAGGTTCTATACATTTAGCTCAACTTGgtaatattgttattgtaGGAGAAAGACATAATTTAAGAAATAATGAATCctattcaaaatatatgcAAGAACAAGAAAAACTAAGTAaacaaaatcaaaaaaaataa
- a CDS encoding ubiquitin-like protein nedd8 homologue, putative has product MQILVKTLTGKRQSFNFEPSSSVFQIKMAIEEREGIDAKQIRLIYSGKQMHDDMKLSDYRVVPGSTVHMILQLRGG; this is encoded by the exons atgcaaaTATTAGTTAAAACATTAACAGGGAAAAGACAATCATTTAATTTTGAACCCTCTAGTTCTgtttttcaaataaaaatggcTATAGAGGAAAGAGAAGGAATAGACGCTAAACAAATAAGATTAATATACTCAG ggAAACAAATGCATGATGATATGAAATTAAGCGACTATCGTGTGGTACCTGGATCAACTGTTCATATGATTTTACAATTAAGAGGaggataa